In Oncorhynchus gorbuscha isolate QuinsamMale2020 ecotype Even-year unplaced genomic scaffold, OgorEven_v1.0 Un_scaffold_8167, whole genome shotgun sequence, the DNA window CACAGAAAAAAAGTAGGGAAGAGGGAAATCGGTGAGTGGACGACCTGAGGACGAACTGAGATCTGACTTAACAAGTCTGGAAGAAAAGCTGGAGAAATGTATAAATGCCCAAGATAGCTACGATAGCATGACTCAGCACACCAAGGACCAGCAGGTGGACACAACGAGGAGGATCAGGGAAGAGTTTGTGAAGCTCCACCAGTtcctgagagaggaagaggatgccaGACTGGCTGCTCtgtgggaggaggagaaggaaaaggGAATGTTAATTGAGAAAGGCATGGACAGCATTGTTGAGCAGATCTCCTCTCTCACAGATGCCATTGGGGCTGTGAAAGAGGACCTGAACAAAGGCAGTGAAAACTTCCTTGTGAGTTACAAACGTACCCAGAACAGAGCCAGAGCCCAACTTGATCTTCCGGATCCACAGCTCGTCTCCGGAGCGCTGATCGACACCGCCAAACACCTGGGAAACCTGCAGTTCCAAGTCTGGGAGCAGATGCAGGCGATAGTCAAACACTCGCCCATAATTTTGGACCCCAACACGGCTCCCTCTACTATGACTTTGTCTGATGACCTTACCAGCGTGCGACACACAGCTGTAGAGAAGCAGCAGATTCCAGACAACCCAGAGCGGTTCACACGGTGGGCAAAGGTCATTGGCTCCACAGGCTTTGTGAAGGGTTCAGAGCATAgctgggaggtggaggtgggcgACCAACCTGAGTGGAATCTAGGCGTGGCTGCAGAGTCCGTCGATCGGAAGGGAGAAGATCTTCTTGCGTCTCCAGAATACGGAATCTGGGCTATACTGAAAAGGGGGCGCAAGTATACAAATGGAGCTGGTAAAACGCTCACTCTGAAGAGGATACCCCAGAGGATCAGAGTTCAGCTGAACTACGACAGGGGGGAAGTGGCTTTCTATGACCCCAAAGAAAATACACACATCTACACTCATAAACATAGGTTTACTGAGACGGTCtacccatacatctctgtttgGAAGATGAAAGACGCCATCAACCGTGATATACATATCTGCCCATCAGAGGTGTCTGTGATCGTGAAATCAAATCAGTGAGGTATGTGCGAGTGTTGGTGGGTGTATCGATCCAATCTTCTCTGACCTTCACAGGCTTATACGACTTTTCTGTAAACCATCCCAAACTATTATTGTTCTGTATAAGATGTCTGCCCTGTTACATTTCAAATATTGTTGTAGTTTAATAATTGTGCACGtttcatgtccaaatcatcctaAAGCGTCTGAAATTCCTAATGTAGATCAATTAAGTTATACTTTAAGATGCTAATATACGGGATATATAATTGGTGTTGGGTGACAAATGCTAAAAAGTTAGCATTTGGAGACAGTggccagggaaactaaaccaaatCAGGATTGCTGTCTTACGTTGTCTGTAGACTGCTTAAAAGATAAGGGAATCTATCATTAGTTTCAACTATCCCTTTAAAGGGGAAATCCACagctgaaacaataacaaagcagtctcccctgggcctggagaaatgtaaccactcaaaatcatagacagagctacagaTGCAAGGACAGATCATCCAAGATAACAAAACATTGGTGGACTTCTATATTCGTGACATATACACatgttgattcttgaagaatataacgtaTAAAATGCCATGAGCTTAGATAAACTGTCGTACCCAATCAGAACCCATAtaaaagcttatattttgggttctgatggggtacgacagttcaACTATAAGTTCatggcatttctaagttatattcttcaagaatcaacagGTAAATATCCCTTACAATATAATTCCAAgttggatgtagcaactgcagattccTCCTTTTAAGTGTTCCTTAGGGTATATGTTGATAGTTCAACACTTTGTTTTAGTAAACCACAAGATCTGTGTGCCATGTCTACTTGTACCTTTTGAACTTTCTGTATGAGATGCAAGGGGTTTACAtacatgtttatatatatttGCCTTCTTTAAAGTAGAACCACGTGTTTCTGCAGTCAGACAGAATGACATGGCTGCAAAAAAGAAAGTGTCATTTTGACAAGACTACGGTCGAAACGTGTCATCTTTTCGAATAAACTAGCACCATGGATTCATAAATAGGGTTGTTGTGGTCCATTAATGTGTGTTGTTACTCTTCCCTTATTTTTAAGGCTGGGATTCCATAATGGAGCAGCACACTAGACAGCCGGCAATGCACCATTTAAAAGGCTATTTATTTTGCATAGATCACATTCATTTTCTTTCGCTTAGTGCGCTGCTCTATAACGTGCCTCGGATTGAATCCCAGTCTTTGGAATTTCAGTATTTACCCAAAAGAACACTGCATTCCCATAGAAATGTATAATGAATACCTGTAACTGAAGTATCCTTTGTTATGCATTGGTATCCCATAATATTTTTACATGAAAGCCCACATAATGTTGCTTTACCGTTAACACTGTACAGTCATACGATAGGGTACGTAGGAAAATGTTGCAAAAGATTGTTCCCCAACAAAAAAGTAATGTTATCCCACAACCACAGTCTACATATTTACTGACTGGATATCACATGTGATGCACATAATTGTTGTTATGTATGTACCACAAAATTGAAGAAAAAAACGCATGTCACAATTCATTCATCATTGGTAACACTTTTATAATAACTTTCAGGAATAAGCATTCTTTTTAAAACTTTTAACATTTCAATTTCTAAATTCATAAGGATTTAAATAAACAttcaacatgtactgtatattggcTTATTCAGTAAAGGTATTATAAAGTGTACGCTAATTACATGAATAACTTTTTAACAGCTGTCCATTAAAATCCCTGAGTTGtcattaattaattaatagaTTGCGTGATTCTCTGATTGTAGGactttaataaaaaaaatattattcaaTATAATATATTTGGGCAGCATTAACACTTGAATCCTCAGTGAGCACATACAAGCAGTCTGCAGACAAGGCTAAAGAAATACTAAATGTAAATACTTCACTGCAATTTCTGTATTGCTTTATGATTTAAGTATCTGGGAGAAAACAGCATGGACTTGCTGACACTATTTCTGCAAGCTTACTTTGCTCAATTTGGAGTACATCTGAGGCCTTGGCCTGCACTGAGCTTTGTAACATTAGCTAACTGTTTTTGAAATGATCTCAAACCAGTTCTTTAAGGCCCCTCTATAAGTCCTCCAAACCGCTCGTGTCCACTTTGACCTTAACAAAGAGCGTATCGTCTCTCACATAGATGGCGTTCTTGGGCGTCTCCAGCTGGGCATGCGAGGCAAAGCACTGGAAACCAGAGGCCACGTTGGTGGGGGCGCTGGCGTTTGCAGCGGCCGAGCCGGGCCGGTGGAAGCTAGTGTTTTCCGGGTCGGGTTTGAAACTCATAGCTAGGTGGTTGTTGGTGCTGCTCTGATCCAGCACTGACAATGACACAGGCTGTCTGAAGGGCCAGGGCAGGAGGGGGTCGAAGTCGCCCCTCATGAGGACCACGTAGAGACAGGTGGGTGTCCCGGCCTGCCCCGCCGCCGTTCAGGTAGGCCCTGGCGGCCATTTTGTAGCCGCTGCGGCCCATGTGGAAGGGCGCGCTGCTTAGGCACGGTCCCTGGCCTCGTGCCCCGGCCTCCTTCTTGCGGTAGTCGCGGAGCTTCCAGATAAGCTTGCCGTCGTACGAGGAGGACTCGAGCTCTCTGAAGTGCTCCTCGTTGCACTCCAGCTGCGCCGTGTGGATGTTGAGGAGGCACGAGTGGCGCATGCAAGTCTCCTTCAACTCCCCTGGGGGGAAAGATGGGCGATGGAATTTTTTATACTTTAATTAATCTACTGGTGATTGTAAATGTCAGTACAATGTTCATTATTTGCTCACAATCACTTACAAGCCTTAGAGACTTAAGATCATTGGCCTAACACAGTCTTGAGTCTTTCCATAATCTGTTACAAGCCTTGGGAGACTTTAGCTTATTTCTTATCTTTCCAGTAACCCAGGGTTGGCAACTACTGAGTTACTTGAATTCTGTGGAATATGCTGCCAAAGATAGAGGCAGTTTAACCATAATTCAAATAACCCAGTGGCAGTTACATATCCCAAGACCCACGTTTCACACGTCATGGGCTTACTGTCGGTGTAAACCATTATAATGATCTCCAATCCACCTTTAGTTCACTCAGACCACTTATGACCCCCTCCACTCACCCAGGTGGTCTTTGAGCCCCTCCGTGACGGACACCTGCTGTCTGAGGGCATCCAGGGACACTCTGATTTGGCCCAGTTCCTCCCGGGCCACACCATGGCCAAACACACTGGACAGCTCCTCGAGCTGGAGCTGGACGCTGGAGATGTGGTCCCTCTGGTCCTCCAGAGAGCCCTGTACAGGGACGTCCAGAAAACCGTAACACTTTATTTACAGTACTGCTATTTACCTGGGTAGTGTTCATaatcattaggcaccaaacagaatgtttaatgttttaaaacattttctgtTGCATGCCTTAATAAACACAATCAAGGTAGTCTCTCCTCTTATGAGAATCTTAACGTTTTAACGATTCCTATGACCAATGGATTCTATTAAGTGCAGTGTTGTGTGTATTAATGATTCCTGCTTTGGTTTCATAtgcagtaacagcagtgttttaCTTTTTAAAGTCTTTTTAGATTTTATTGAACAGAGAGAAGATGGGAAATGATGGAGTGAGGTTGTGTCAAAGGGCAGTAGGCCAGATTCATACCTACACTATAGACATGCTGGATTCTGCAGCATTACCGCTAGATCTACCAGACCTCTGggtgttgtattggtcacatgttaCAGTACTGCTTCTTACCTATCCTGCTTCTTACCTGTACTGCAGACAGGGTGTTGTCACTTCGGCTGACCTGCTGGGCCAGCGGGCGGACCACCTCCTCCAGACCGCTGACTTGGCGGCTCCTCTCTTGGAGCTCCTTGTGCCTCAGCAGCACCTCCTGCTGGAGGATTTCCATCTGGCAGGTCAGAGGAATGGTCAAAGTTCAACCATTGCCACCGCACTGGCTCTAGGTACAACTTGCCCTTTGGCCACTAAAAGGGCTGAATCCTAACTTGAGATGTGTGCAGGAAACTCATGCTTGGCGCACGTCTCCAAAGGAAAGGACATAAGTGTGTGTTCCGTTTGCAAACCTCAAGTTAGGATTTGGCCCTTTTGAATGTTTTGTGACCATGCATTGTCCTTATGATGACTGTTTAACTTGCTCGTTCAAAATAGCACCAACTAAACATTTGCTACGCTTTCTTCATTCTGAATGTACCCTGGTCCATAAACAGAAAAGTTATGGGTAGTAATTGGTCCTATCTGTGTCTCCAGCTTGGTGTTGCTCCCCAGAACcaggaggatgtggtgattgagagCGGTTTCTTTGTGAACTTTAActtgggctctcctctcctgtccacacagAGAGAAATAACTATTAGTTGTATGGCAATAGAACTGCCTATCATGGCTAGACATGTTTAAGAATGACATGCTAAACAATGACATACAAATTATAACACTCATCATACATAATGTTTTGACATTACCCGATGGGTTGTTTGTTGTTGAACCAAGACAAATTAATATCTGTATCTTTTGGTTGTAATGTATAGGACTAGttcatataaacacacattaCTATtactgaacaaaagtataaacgcaacatgtacagtgttggtctcatgtttcatgagctgaaataaaagatcccagaaatgttccataagcacaaaaagcttatttctctcaaatgttgtgaaaatgtctttacatccctgttagtgagcatttctcctttgccaaaataatctaTCGAACTCCattcaggtgtggcatatcaagaaattgattaaacagcaggatcattacacaggtgcaccttgtgctggcgacaaaaaaatgccactctaaaatgtgcagttttgtcacataacacaatgccacaggtgtctcaagttgagggagtgtgcaattggtatgctgactgcaggaatgtccaacagaactattgccagataatttaatgttaagttctctaccataagccacctccaacattgttttagagaatttggcagtacgtccaatcgGCCTCccaacctcagaccacgtgtaaccatgccagtacaggacctccacatccggcttctttacgtgcgggatcgtctgagaccagccacccggacagctgatggaactgaggaatatttctgtctgtaataaagcccttttgtggggataaACTCAATCTGATTGGctaggcctggctcccaagtgggtgggcctatgaccTTCCATGCCCATccttagattagggcctaattaatttatttcaattgattgattttcttatatgaattGTAAACTCAGTAAAATCCTTCAAATTGttgatgttgcgtttatatttttgttcattctgACGCTTTCATACAGACATTCTTGAGACCGTATTGACAGTTCTTATTGTATTAAATTGTTACAAGGCCATTGTTTTATCACCACATGGCATCTGTGTCAGCCACTACCCACCCAAGAGGGTCGCATAAGGACTTTGACTCATTGAGATACTGCAATCATTGCGACTTTGAGATTGTCTGACTAAAACTAGATTTCCTTGGGCGTAGAATTGGATTCCAAAGCACAGAGAATATGTCCGCCAACCCGGACAGAGCAGCCGTATTTCTTATAAACACAGTCCGTCTGCACCTCAGGACACTGGTCAGCATGGTCTTCAAGCTGTGTGATAGAGGGAGAGTACATTACAAGCAAAGAAGTTTTTAGTCAGAGAGGGAAAGTGAGGGGAGGGTATAAAAAggtgaaaaggagagaggggagaagagaagtcaGACGGAGAATGTCAtttgttcttttttttttaccagtaTGTACTATTTAATTTTGTCTGAGAAACCATGGCTTCACAGGCAATCAGTTTAGCATAAACTTTGAGTAACATGAAGGAATGATACATCATGGAAAGAGCTTTGTAATTTGTATAGAAATATGTATTGCTCTGTAGATGGTGGGTTATTCTAATGTGTATGGCCGTGCCAAACTTCATACTGAAAGCAAACGCAGttgaaataatgcaaaaacatttTCTTAAGTAAAATAGTTTTTATATACAGCACATAAGCATGAactttttgaaatgtatttaactTTTGTATGCAATATTTATGCTATAAGTCTttgtacctacagttgaagtctgaagtttacatacaccttagccaaatacatttaaactcagtttttttaccattcctgacatttcatcttAGTATAAATGctctgtcttagatcagttagtatcaccactttattttaagaatgtgaaatgtcagaataatagtagagaatgatttatttcagcttttatttatttcatcacattcccagtgtgttacatacactcaattagtatttggcagcattgcctttaaattgtttaacttggttcaaatgtttcagatagccttccacaagcttcctacaatacgttcggtgtattttggcccattccgcctgacagagctagtgtaactgagtcaggtttgtaggcctgcttgctcgcacacacttcagttctgcccacaagttatctatgggattaaggtcagggctgtgtgatggccactccaataccttgacgttcttgtccttaagccattttgccacaactttgaactcattgtccatttggaagactca includes these proteins:
- the LOC124029912 gene encoding E3 ubiquitin-protein ligase TRIM35-like, with protein sequence MAASVSELLLTILEKLDNKEMERFNWELCNSNLKDFANISKAHLENVTRHATVDRMVETYCDEGAGRGKSVSGRPEDELRSDLTSLEEKLEKCINAQDSYDSMTQHTKDQQVDTTRRIREEFVKLHQFLREEEDARLAALWEEEKEKGMLIEKGMDSIVEQISSLTDAIGAVKEDLNKGSENFLVSYKRTQNRARAQLDLPDPQLVSGALIDTAKHLGNLQFQVWEQMQAIVKHSPIILDPNTAPSTMTLSDDLTSVRHTAVEKQQIPDNPERFTRWAKVIGSTGFVKGSEHSWEVEVGDQPEWNLGVAAESVDRKGEDLLASPEYGIWAILKRGRKYTNGAGKTLTLKRIPQRIRVQLNYDRGEVAFYDPKENTHIYTHKHRFTETVYPYISVWKMKDAINRDIHICPSEVSVIVKSNQ